AGCACCAAACTCTTCTGCTCCGGCTGCTTCTGAGAGCACCAACAGTATTACTGGTGTGCCGCATGCTCCCAGTAGTAGGAGCTCTGGGATTGCTGATGCAGGTGCTACATTATTCCCTGGGGTTGAACTTGCGGCACTTAATGGCTCTGGGGTGTCTAGATTATTTGGAACTGGACTCCCTGAGTTTGAACAGGTGCAGCAACAACTTACTCAGAACCCTAACATGATGAGAGAGATAATTAATTCCCCTGCGATTCAAAGCCTTATGAACAACCCTGAGATAATGCGCAGCTTAATCATGAATAACCCTCAAATGCGTGAGATAATTGACCGGAATCCTGAACTTGCTCATATTCTGAACGATCCCGGAGTCCTTAGACAAACCCTGGAAGTATCTCGGAATCCTGAGTTAATGCGTGAGATGATGCGGAACACTGACAGGGCCATGAGTAACATTGAATCTTCTCCTGAGGGATTTAATATGCTCAGACGAATGTATGAGAATGTCCAAGAACCCTTCTTGAATGCAACAACAATGGGCGCTGGCGCGGGCACTGGCGCTGGTGTGGGATCAAATGGTGCCCTCTTGCGGAATCAGGATGCCACTCAAACCAGAGAAGGGTCTAATTCTGCAAACACCGGACCTGAAATGGCTTCAGGAACCACAGTCCCGAATACAAATCCACTTCCCAACCCGTGGAGTAATTTCGGTAAGATGAGAATCGGTTTTTATGAAGGTTATATTATGTGATCTGTTTGCTTCAAAGTTCCTGTGACTTAATTTCAAAGCAGAGTTAAGGACATATTTAGGCAAGGCCAGTAGTTAGCTCtattttacaatatttttgCTTTGGTAATGTACTGCCATGTTCTTGGTGTTGAGTTCAACTCACCTTGGCATGAAATTTTCGCTAGTTAGCATTTTATATATAGtttgttttttttcattttcagttCTGGGTCTGGACAACCTGGAGCAATGATGGTTCTTGTTATTTTCTCATTATTCAATGAGCTTGCCTTTTCCTTCATCTTGTACCTACCAAATCTatactaaattatttttttttgtgcagTTTGCATTCAGTACGCAACTGCTGTGGATGCCTTTATTGTTTTAATCATGTTTTACTCGTATTTCACTTTCTTGCTTCACATCCTCTTTTGGTTAGGACTAGTTTCTTTGATTATTCTTTCTTCAGGAGTTAGAAAAATGTCAATGGATCTCCTGTTAATCTTATTAGGGTCCCAAGTCATTTGTATTTTCTCTATTGCTTTTTTGTTTCGTCTTCTTTCCATGTATCAGTAATGGACACTATATATGAACTGCTGAATGTGATATTTTAGGAAGTTCTCAGACGAATAATGCTGCAAGAACTAATCCAACTGATGATGCGAGACTACCATCAATTCCTGGGTTAGGAGGGCTCGGTGTTCCTGAATTGGAGCGAATGGACATGCCAGACTCCTCAGCATTCAGTCGGTTATTGCAGAACCCAGCCATGACACAGATGATGCGAAGTTTTCTTTCTAATCCTCAATACATGGATCAAGTACTGCCATCGTTCTGTGTGAATTCACAAGTTAACCTGCTATAGATTTAAAACATCCTGTAATTACAACCTGGTTGCAGATCCTGAGCTTAAATCCTCAACTTCGGGCTGTACTTGATGTGAACCCTCAGTTAAGAGAAATGATGCAAAACCCTGAAATCGTCCGTGAACTGACCTCACCTGAAACGATGCAGGCACGTCTCTATCGACCTCTATAATCTTgggttttcttttttcctttacaCCTTTTTTAGCCGAAATATTCATGTTCAGATGCCTGAAAATCTGATGTGTATGGAGACTTccatatgaaaaattattttgtgaaCTATGATAAATTACTGAAGTGCGACGTCATTTTTATAGAACATTGGTGAAAGTTGCTATTTCTATCATTTTATTGATGTACTTAGTAAGGTTATTGATAGTTTTATCCACAagaatcaaataatttcatgaaaatgttttgacAATTCAGGACTAAATCACTGACTGACCAAATAGCTTTTACAATTTTAGCATTTATTTCATCTTGTGCCGATTATTGGTAATTCAGTGTTTATTTATTTGCAACACCTTCTGGACAAGATATGTCAGATGTGTATACACTCACACGCGTGCGAGCGCGCACAAGCATTATGAGTTTCAGTGAAGGATGTAAGACTGTTGCCATGTTCTCTTAATCTTACCAGTCAATTTTTTTTGCCAGCAAATGATGGCTTTGCAGCAACAACTCTCTCAACTTAGTCGGCAGCAATCAATCCCGTGAGTAGCAAGCAAAGAgtgattttgagtttttttaaaataatagattGTTGGATTCAATTATCTACTTCAATGTTTATTGGCATGCGAGTCCTTTTTCGGGGGATTATCGTTCAAACATTTCATGCAACTTATTATGTCGTCCTTGATTGAACTTGATGACCTTCTTTCCTCTAGAAATTCTATGTAATAGATAATGGAGTTCCCAGGTTTTTTTGGCCCTAGCTAAAAGCATTAGTCATGTTTCAATGCCTGCAGAGATGTAATTTAAACATCTGCTTATGAGTTAT
This window of the Primulina huaijiensis isolate GDHJ02 chromosome 3, ASM1229523v2, whole genome shotgun sequence genome carries:
- the LOC140973719 gene encoding ubiquitin domain-containing protein DSK2b-like gives rise to the protein MGESSFCASGGEEVNINIRCSNGNKFSLRTTLQSTVGEFKAVLAQNCDVPAEQQRLIYKGRILKDDQTLLIYGLQADHTVHMVRGSAPSTAPNSSAPAASESTNSITGVPHAPSSRSSGIADAGATLFPGVELAALNGSGVSRLFGTGLPEFEQVQQQLTQNPNMMREIINSPAIQSLMNNPEIMRSLIMNNPQMREIIDRNPELAHILNDPGVLRQTLEVSRNPELMREMMRNTDRAMSNIESSPEGFNMLRRMYENVQEPFLNATTMGAGAGTGAGVGSNGALLRNQDATQTREGSNSANTGPEMASGTTVPNTNPLPNPWSNFGSSQTNNAARTNPTDDARLPSIPGLGGLGVPELERMDMPDSSAFSRLLQNPAMTQMMRSFLSNPQYMDQILSLNPQLRAVLDVNPQLREMMQNPEIVRELTSPETMQQMMALQQQLSQLSRQQSIPGGVQTGQGRGIENIMGLDTLMNTFVGLRAGSLTASNAPDVPPEELYSTQLSQLQELGFFDTEENIRALRATSGNVHAAVERLLGNPGR